The proteins below come from a single Miscanthus floridulus cultivar M001 chromosome 1, ASM1932011v1, whole genome shotgun sequence genomic window:
- the LOC136467430 gene encoding uncharacterized protein, with translation MVYMDSTLVINQLNKDWSCSSEKMNAYYAEIRKLEGKFYGIEYHHVVRDQNQLANHLSMLGSSHTVIPPGVFIQDLQAPSIKEDKEVEEVLLAEQLVLAVLLPVADWREQFIKYLISAEVPADKTKTERLVHQSKLYMLVDDSLMRKSAKEGILQKCIT, from the coding sequence ATGGTGTACATGGACTccacattggttatcaaccagctcaacaaagactggtcctgttccAGCGAGAAGATGAATGCTTACTACGCTGaaatcagaaagcttgaaggaaaattctatggtatcgaatatcaccacgtggtacgtgaccaaaatcaactcgccaATCACTTATCCATGCTCGGTTCTTCTCACACCGTGATTCCACCGGGGGTTTTTATTCAAGATCTCCAGgcaccatccatcaaagaagataaggaagttgaagaagttctcctagccgagcagttggtacttgcggtacttttgccggtcgccgattggagggagcaattcatcaagtacctcatcaGTGCCGAGGTACCTGCAgacaagactaaaactgaacGCCTAGTTCATCAGAGCAAGctttacatgctggtggatgacagcttgatgaggaaaagtgccaaggaagggatactgcagaaatgcatcacctaa